The genomic region GCCGCGCTCGGCGATGGTGAGCCGAAGTTGCCGGCGCGCGATCGTGGCCAGCTGGGCGACCCGCGCCCGGTGCGGTTGCCGCACCCGCGCCGGCGGGCCGGGCGGCAGCGGTGCCCCGGTTTCCTTCCCGCGCTGGTCGATTCCGCGACTGTAGGTCAGAAACCGGTGGTGGGCCGCCTCGGGATCGGCGCCGACGCGCGCAAAGATGTCCGCCCAGTCGTCGGCGCCCATCGTCGCCGAGATGTCGCCCGGCGGACCGCAATAGGCGACCTCACCCCGTGGCGTCAGAAACAACACCTGATCGCACACATCGAGATAGGTCAGGCAGTGGGTGACGACCAGCACGACCCGGCCCGCGTCGGCGAGCCGGCGCAGCGTGGACATGATGTGGCGGTCCAGTGCGGGATCCAGCCCGGACGTGGGCTCGTCGAGGATCAGCAGCGAGGGTTCGGTGAGAAGTTCCATCGCCACCGATGCGCGCTTGCGCTGACCACCCGAAAGGTCCGCCACCCGGGTCCCGGCGTGGTCGGACAGCTCGAGCTCACGTAGCACGCGCTGCACCGCGTCGCGCCGGTCGCTTCGGCTCGCCGCGGCCAACCGGAGTTCGGCGGCATAGCGCAGCGCCTGCTCGAGGGTCAGTTGGTGATGCACCACGTCGTCCTGCGGCACCATCCCGATTCGTGATCGCAGCGCGGCGTATTCGGCGTGCACGTCCCGGCCTTCGAAGCGCACGGTGCCCGAGGTCGGCGCGAGAACGCCGCCGACCAGCTTGGCCAACGTCGACTTGCCCGCGCCCGACGGGCCGATGATCGCGGTCAGCGAGCCGGTACCGCTGCGGAACGAGACGTCGCTGAGCAGCGCGCGCCGGCCGGACACCGCGAACGTGAGCGACTGCACGCTCAGCCACCCGTCGGCTTGCGACTGTGGTGACGACCCCAGGGGTCGCGGCGCGGTGTCCTGACGTGTTACTCCGCTCACAGCCGCACGCTAACACGAACATGACATCGGATTCATGTTTTTGGAATACGCGAGTCGGGCGTGCTGTTTCGGCCGTGCCGGGGCGTCGGTCAGATTCGGGCGATGTTCTCGAGGATGATCTCGCGGGCGGTCTCATAGAACGCGCTGATCAGCGTCGAGAACGACAGCTCGAACGGATAGATCATGTGCACGTCGAGGGCATCGGGCCGCCAGTGCGGCAGCACCGGGACCAGCGTGCCCGCGCGCAGTTCGTCGGTGCAGATGATCTGTGTCGGCATCACCCCGATGCCCAGCCCCTGCAGGATGTACTGCTTGCAGACCTGGAAGTTGTTGGCCCGGGCGCGAACCGACGGCGTCAGCTCGTAGTGGCCGGAATCGCGACGCAGCGTGATGCGCCGTGGTCCGCCGAAACCGAAGTCGATGAAGGGCACCGATCGCAGCTGCGCCGGATCTGTGATCGGCTCCTGCAGGGCCGCGGCGAATTCCGCTGAGGCGCAGAGGAACAACTCGAGGTCGAACACCTTGCGCGCGATGAGCGTGGAGTCCTGGAGCGGGCCGGTGCCGAACACCACGTCGAACCCGTCGCGGATGGGGTCGACCATGCTGTCGACGAGCCTGATATCCAGCCGCGAGTTCGGGTAGCGCGCCAGGAAGGCCGCGCCCACCCGCGAGGCGTAGTCGATGCCCACGAACACCGGGATCGCCACCCGCAGCTCGCCGCGCGGCTCCTGGCGGCTGCTCTCCACCAGGGCGCGCACGCCGTTGGCCTCGGTGAGGATGTTGACCGCGTGCGCATAGACCTTCTCACCGAGGTCGGTGACGGTGAGCTGGCGGGTGTTCTTGCGCAGCAGCTTGATGCCGAGGTCGGCCTCGAGTCTGGCCAGCTTGCGGCTGACCGTCGACTTCGGCATTCCGAGCAGTGTTGCCGCCTTCGACAGGCTGCGGTTCTCCACGACCTTCCCGAACACCAGCAGCGCGTCGATGTCGAACGGCAGGTTCTGCTCCACCGTGCTCCTTCGCCCGCTCGTGTCCTCCGTTCCAAATATGCAACACGGTGTTGCGTCAATGGGTCTGTTTCGGCTATTTCGGCGGCGGTACGTTCGGCCTACCGTCTTCGGCCCTACGGAGGAGTGATCCGTGAGTACCGACAGCCTGGTGACCAAACCCGCGAGCGGCCACTGGACCGACGCATACCCCGAACTCGGCCGCGGCCCGGTGTCGCTCGAGGACTGCGTCTCCCCGGAGTTCTACGAGAAGGAGATCGAGCACATCTTCCGCAAGACGTGGCTGTACGTCGGCCGCGTCGAACGGGTGCCGAGACCCTGTAGCTACTTCACCCGGGAGTTCCGGTTCCTCAACACCTCGGTGATCATCGTCCGCGGCAAGGACGACAAGATCAGGGCCTTCCACAACATCTGCCCGCACCGCGGCAACAAGATGCTGTGGGAGGACGACCCGTTCAAGGAGGTGGAGGGTCGCGCCCCGCTGCTGTACTGCCGGTTCCACGGCTGGCGCTACAAGCTCGACGGGTCACTGCACTCGACCACCCGCAAGGATCTGCTGCTGGACTTCGACGCCGACAGCTGCCGGGTTCCGGCCATCCAGTGCGATGTGTGGGAGGGGTTCATCTTCATCAACCTCGACCCGCACAACACCGAGTCGGTGCGCGACTATCTCGGCGAACTGGCGCACGGCATCGAGGGATACCCGTTCGCGGGTCCGCACCAGGTGTACAAGTTCACCGCCGAACTGCAGTGCAACTGGAAGATCTTCCTCGACGGGTTCGCCGAGAGCTACCACGGTCCCTACCTGCACGCGTCGTCGTTCGGCACGGTGACCGCGGAGGCGCGCGACGCCCTCGACAAACCGAACCCGTTCACCGATGCGCTGGCCTATCAACTCAAGGGGCCGCACCGGATGTTCTCGTTCTCCGGTGAGCCGTCGCAGAAGACGCCGTACTCCAAGCCGATCGAGTGCGTCTTCGAGGCCAGTGCCGCCGGGCCGTGGAACAAGCGCGACGACCGCGGCCCGCTGCCGCCCGGGCTGAACCCGACCCGCTCGGAGCGCTACGGCTTCGACTCGTTCCAGTTCTTCCCGAACTTCATCCTGATCTTCGGGGCCTCCGGGTTCACCGTGCACACGCACTGGCCGACCGGGCCGCACTCACACATCTTCGAGACCGAGATGTACTACGACCCGCCGCGCACCCACAAGGAGCGGCTCGGCCAGGAGCTGACGGTCACATACCTCAACGACATCATCCTCGAGGACGCCAGCCCGTCGGAGGGGCTGCAGGCCATGCTGAACAGTGGTGCGCTGACCCACTTCACGTTCAACGACGAGGAGATCCTGCTGCGCCACTTCCACAAGGTGGTGGCCGACTACGTCGACGAGGGCGAGCGGGCGAAACGCGCGAAGGAGAGGGTGAGCCGATGAGCGCCGTTCTGCCACCGGAGTTCTCGCATCTGGAGCCGCTGGTCGACGAGTGGGCCATCGAGGACGGGCATCAGCGCTACGTCAAGCGGGTCAACAGCACGATGGAGGAGATCCGCGCGTTCTACGACGCGGTGATGCCGTACGCCGAGGAGGCGCGCGACTACGTCGACAAGTTCCCCTACGGCGAACCGCTGCCCGAGGACGTCGCGAATCTCCGCAACCTGCTGTACTCGTTGATCACCGTGTCGCTCGCGGTCGAACTGTGGGGCCAGCCGCGAGTCAAGCATTCGGCCGACACGATCCTGACGAGAGTGAGCTGAGTCGCCGTGAGCCTGACATCCTCCCTGGAGATCATCGACTGCACGCCGCGCATCGGCAGCGAGATCCGCACCGACCTCGACACGCTGCTGTCCGGCCGGGAAGCCGAAAGGATCCGCGCCACACTGGAACAACGCGGTGTGGTGTTCTTCCGCGGGCTGCAGATCAGCGACGAGCAGCAGGTGGCGATCGCCAGGACGCTGGGCACCGTCGTCGCCAACGAGGGGGAGGACGGGATCTACAAGATCTCCCTCGACGAGTCGGTCAACCAGCGCGCGAAGTATCTGAAGGGTTCGCTGTTCTGGCATTTCGACGGCTCCCTGCAGCCGTATCCGAACCTGGCCACGCTGCTGCGGGCGGTGCGGTTGTCCGACACCGGCGGTGACACCGAGTTCTGCAACACCTACGCCGCCTACGACGATCTGCCGCAGTCCGACAAGGAGCTCATCGCCGATCTGCGCGTCGTGCACAGCGCCGAGCGCTCGCAGTACTACGTTACGCCGGAGATGAGTTACGAAGAGATCGCCTTCTGGCAGAAATCGCCGACGAAGGAGTGTCCGATCGTGTGGACGCACCGGTCCGGCCGCAAATCGCTGCTGCTGGGCGCGACGGCGGACTACGTCGTCGGCATGTCGCCCGAGGAGAGCCGGGCGCTGCTGGCGCGGTTGCGTGACTGGGCCACCCAACCGCAGTACGTCTACCGGCACCGCTGGCAGGTCGGCGATCTGCTGATCTGGGACAACACCGGCACGATGCACCGCGCGCTGCCGTATCCGGAGGACAGCGGCCGGCTCATGCACCGGACGATCCTGGCTGGCGAAGAGCCACTGAATTGACGCCTTCTGCGTTGAAGCTGGGCATCACCACGCCCGTCGTCACCAACGTCGCCGGCGCACCCCTGACATGGGAGGCCGACGCCGGCATCGCCGAGATCGCCCGCGTCGCGCAGGAGGCCGACCGGCTCGGCTACCACCACCTGACCTGCAGCGAGCACATCGGTGTGCCGTCAGCGGAGGCGGGGCGGCGGGGTTCGCGGTACTGGGATCCGTTGGCCACCTTCGGCTATGTGGCCGCGCGCACCGAACGCATCCGGTTGGTCACCATGACGCTGGTGCTCGGGTACCACCACCCGCTGGCGATCGTGAAGCGGTACGGCACCCTCGACCACGTCAGCAACGGCCGCGTCATCCTCGGCGTCGGCGTCGGCACCCTCAGGGAGGAGTTCGACCTTCTCGGCGCGCCGTTCGAGGACCGCGGCCCCCGCGCCGACGACGCGCTGCGTGCCCTGCGGGCCGCGTTGGCCAGCAACGAGCCCAGTTACCACGGCGAGTACTACTCGTTCGAGGGCCTGACCGTCGATCCGTGCGCGCTGCAACCGCACATGCCGATCTGGGTGGGCGGACGCACCCGACGGTCGCTGCGGCGCGCGCTCACCCTCGCCGACGGCTGGTGCCCGTTCGGTATCCCGGTGCAGACCGCCGCGGAGTGGTTGCGCGCCCGCGAGATTCCGCCCGGCTTCGAGGTGGTGCTGGCCGCCGACCGCGCGCTGGATCCCGTCGGCGACCCGGATGCCACCGCCGCCGCGCTGCGCGAACTGGCCGCCGCGGGCGCCACGATCGTGTCCGCCCGGTTCCGCCACCGGTCGCTGACGCACTATCTCGAGCAGTTGCAGGCGCTGACCGAACTGCGGGCTCAACTCGAAGGGTGACCATGACAGACCAACCGCTGCTGACGCCACTGGCCCCGCAGGAGTGGGGCGAGGACGAGTATGCCGCCGTCGGCGCGCTGATGGGCATCCCGGGTGACCAGGTGCCGCGCGCCGGCTCCGGGGATCCGCGCGATCCTTCCCGGTTCGACATCCTCGGTGTGCTGGCCCGCCACCCCAAGCTGGCCAGGAAGTTCCTGATCTTCAACGCGTATCTGCTGCAGGACGGTGAGCTGCCTGCGCGGCTGCGGGAGCTCGCGGTGCTGCGGCTGGCGTATGCGCGCCGCTCGGTGTTCTTCTGGGCCGAGCACGTGCGGATCGCCAGGGCCAGCGGGCTTTCCGACGATGAGATCGCCCGGATCGCCTGCGGTAACAGCGGTTTCGACGGGGTCGACCGGTTGGTGCTGGAGGCCACCGACACGGTGTTGACCACCGGCCGCGCGACACCGCAGCAGTGGCGCACCCTGGTGGACGAACTCGGCACACATCAGGCGATGGAGCTGCTGTTCGTCATCGGCACCTACGGGATGCTGGCGTCGGCGTGCGACACCTGGCAGCTCCGCCCGCCGCCGGACAGCCCGGAGCTGCCGGACTAGGCGTCGTCGGGCCTGCGGCGCCAGCTGCGCACACCGCGATGCGCGGCGTACGCGCCGGCGACCGCCGTGACACACCACACCCCGACCGCGACATAGGTCAGCGGCGTGTTCAGGTCCGAGATCGACGCCCCCAGCGCGGTGTAGACGAACGCCCGCGGCACCGAGCCGATGAACGCGCCGACGGCCATCTGCCACAACGGAACTCCGAAAGCCCCGAAGGCGTAGGAGGCCAACGCGTCGGAGACGCCGGGCACGAACCGCTGACCCACCACGGCCCACAGCCCGCCGCGCTCGATCAGACCGTCGAGCTTCTGCGAGCGCTGGGCGCCCAGCAGGGCGCGGGCACTGTCGCGTCCGGCCCGCCGGCCGATCAGGCTGGCCGTCACCGCGGTGCCGACCGTCGCCCCCAACGTGACGAATGTGCCGACCAGGGGGCCGAACAACAGGCCGCTGGTGGCGGCCAGGATCGGCCCCGGTACCAGCACCGCGCCCAGCAGCGCCGACACCGGGACGTAGACCAGGGGTGCGACAGGTCCGGCGGCCGCGACCACCGCCCGGATCCGGTCGACGTCGATGATGTCGGCGACCGCGGCGAGGTAGAACATCACCGCCAGGAAGGCCACGAAGACCAGCAGCCGGACGATGTGTGGCCGCAGGGGCTCGTCGCTGGTGGTCATGTCCCCGTCATCTTGCCGTACGCGGGGAGCGCCGTTCAGGTCCAGCGGCTGTCGAAGCCTTCCCGGCGCGCCTCGAGCTGGGCGGCGCGCTGCTCGGGTGTGACGAAGTCGTCGGCGGGCAGGTAGTCGCGGAGCTGGTCGTGCGTCATCACCTGCTGCTCGACGATGCGCGGCCGGACACCCTCGGGGTCGAGCTTCTGGAACCGGATCGCGACGGCGCCCTGGTTCAGCCCGCCGGTGGCCACCCAGTTCGCCGCGCCGGGATCGGTGGGGGAGATCACCAGCGTGTAGGTGCCGTCGGCGTTGCGCTTGGCCTGTTCGATGTTGAGGCTGGCCGGCTCGCTGACGTAGTCACCGGTGATGGTCCAGATGTTGTAGATCGGGACGACGAAGTACCCGGCGTCGCCCGGGTCGATCGTCAGGACCAGCACCTCGTCGTCGGCGAGCTGGAAGTGGCCGTTGCTCTGCAGCTGGTTGGCCAAAAACTCCGCGTTGCTCGACGGTTGGCCGATTTCGTTGACCGGGCGCCGGGAACCGGTGTCGGGGTCGTGGGTCGCCAGCGCCATGTACTTGGCCTGCTCGGAGGCGCCGCGCACCACGAGGATCACGGCGGTGAACACCCCGCGCAGCAGCGGCGGCATGTGCGGAAGCGGTGGCACCAACGACACCAGCGTGGTCAGCAGCGGGTTGTCGCTGACGAACTGCCCGAGGAACGCGAACCCGCCGATCTGGGCGAACAGGCTGTTCGGCGGCCCGCCGACGCGCTCGATGGACAGGCTCATCGGTACCTCGGAGTTCCAGTCGCCCAACGTGTCTCGCGCCGCGATGATCGTCGACCCGGCGGTCAGTTGCAGATGGTTGCGGCGACCGTTGGCCGGTTCCCGGCTCACCGTGATCGTGAAGTAGCCGTTCTCGTCGACGTCGATATCGTCGGCGGTCAGGATCGATGATGTCTTGCCGGACAGGCCCTCGAGCACGCTGAACGTGACGTCGGCGGGCCTTCCGTTCTCGTCGAGGTTGTGGAACCTGCCGGTGATCACGTACTCCGAGGCCCCGTTGACGCCCATGAACCGGTAGACGGTGTCGGGGTTGTCGTAGAGGATGCGCGACCCGCCGACCGCCTGACCGAACCAGAGGTGCGGCGGGGCGACCTGCGTGACCACCTTCGGGTTCATCGAGTCGAGCAGTTGCTGCTGGAACGCCGCGGCCATCGCGTACTCGTCGACGGCGCGGTTGAGCGCCGCCCGGTTCTCCGCATCGATACCGTCCGGGTAGAGCCGCTTCGCCTCGGTCAGGAACTGGTGGCGCAGAACCATTTTCATCAGCAGCACCGGCAGCGTCTGGACGGTGCGGGTGGCGGTCTTCTCGGCGGCCAGCTGTTCCGGGGTGGCCAGCGGTGAGGTCTGCGCCTGCACGCCGATCTCACGCCGCACGAAGCCCAGCGCCGCCCATGCAGTCGGCGGCTCCTGCGGCGGAGCGATCGGTGCGGTGTTGGTGATGCCGCCGACGTTGACGCCCAGCGCCGACAGTGTCGTCGTGACGACGGTGCGCACCCCGGTGGCGACGGCCGCGGCGACCGGCGGTGCGGCCCGGCGCTCGACCGCCGGTTCCGCGGCCGACGGCGCGGGATCGGTGCCGGCCTCGGTGTCGGTGTCGGTGACGGTGTCCGGCGCGGTGTCGGTGTCGCTCGTCGCTGCCTTGTCGGCGCTGCGGTCCTTGCGCGAGATGTTCGTCTGCGCGCTGATGGTGACCTGAGAGGCCTTGGTGCGCAGTCGAGTCGGACTGCGGCCGGTGTCGCTGCTGCCACCGGGCTCGTCGTCTGGGCCCGCCCCCTCGGCGTCGTTGGTGGCGGCGTTGGTGGCGTCGTCGGCGGTGTCGTCGTTCTGCGCCGTCTGCGGATCGGGCTTCTCGGTGCCGGCGTCGGTGCCCGAGTCGGATGCACCCCCGTCGGCCGAGGTGCCGGGGGAGTCGTCGTCCTGCGCGAACGCCAATCCGGGACTGCTGGCGATCGCCGCCCCGAGGCCGAGGGCGACCGCGAGCGCCCCGACCCTGCCGATGAACCGTGCGTAGCTGCTGGGCGTCGTTGCCACCGCGGGATCCTTCCGAGCAAACTCCGTGCCTCACGGTAGCCGAAATGACGGGTCCGTCGACCCGACTTCGGCAGGGTCTTCTCTCACCCGGTCAATTTGTGTACCGTTTGGTACATGATTACCGAGTGTGCCATCGACATCGATGCGCCCGCCGGGTTGGTGTGGTCGGTGTTCAGTGACGTGCAGCGGTGGCCGGAGTGGACCGCCTCGGTCACCCGGCTACGCGGGCTCGACGGCCCGGAACTGCTGGTGGGCAGGCGATTCGCGATCAAGCAACCCCGTATGCCGGAACTGGTGTGGACGGTGACCGAGGTGTCGCCCGGAACCTCGTGGACGTGGGAGCAGCGCTCCCCGGGCGGGTTGACCGTGGCCCGTCACGACGTCACGGCGACCGGGGAGCACACCACCCGGGTCAGCCAGCGGCTCGACCAACGCGGACCGGTGGGGGCGCTGTTCGGAATGCTCACGCGCGGGATGACGCGCCGCTACCTCGACATGGAGGCGACGGGCCTGAAGATGCGCAGTGAGCAACTCCAGCATGGCCCGACCGCCTGACCTGCGACGCCGCCAGGAACTCCTCGACGCCGTCGTCGAGGCGGTCGCGGCCGGCGGTATCGGGGACCGGTCACTGCGCGAGCTGGCTGAGGCCGTCGGCACCAGCCATCGCATGCTGCTGCACCATTTCGGATCGCGGGACGAGCTCCTGCTGGCGATCGTCGCCGAGGTCGAGAAGCGGCAGATGGCGCTGCTGGCCGAGCTGCCCGCTGATCCGGCCGACGCGATCGCCGCGATGTGGGCGAACCTGCGCAGACCGGAACTGCGCCCGTTCGAGCGGTTGTTCTTCGAGTGTTACGCCCGCGGGGTGCAGGGCGAGCAGCCGTTCGCGCGGATGCTGCCCGCCGCGGTGGACGACTGGCTGACCCGGGGTAGCGGACTCGACCCGGCGCTGATGCGGCTCGGGCTGGCGGTCGCGCGCGGTCTGCTGCTCGACCTCGTCGCCACCGAGGACCTCGACGGCGTGGACGCGGCGGCCGCGGCGTTCGCGCGGCTGGTGCGCGCTAATCCTTCGTGATCGTGAGCACCTCGGCGTTGGGCAGGCTGCTCAGCGCCTCGGGTGCGGCCAGCAGCTTCGCGCCGCGGAGGCCGGCTCCGATGATGACGGGGCCTGCCGCGACGACCTTCTCGTCGATCAGGATCGGCCAGTCGGACGGCAGCCCGACCGGCGTGATGCCGCCGTACTCCATCCCGGTCAGCGACACCGCGGTGTCCATCGATGCGAACGAGATCTTGCGGGCACCAAGGTGTTTGCGCACGATGCCGTTGATGTCGGCGCGGGTGCTGGCCAGCACCAGACACGCCGCGAACCAGGTGCGCTCGGCCCGCCGGGCCTCGACGACCACGCAGTTGGCCGACGCGTCCAGCCCGATGCCGTAGTGCTCGCAGAACGCGGCGGTGTCGGCGAGTTCGGGATCGATCCCGCTGACCCACAGGCCGTCCCGCAACAGCGGCCGCACCGGTTCGGCGACCAGTTCCGGCGCCGTGGCCGCGGGCACGAACGTCAACCGTCCGAACTGCATCTCACTCCTCACTGCTTCGTCTCGTGCCGATGAACTCCAGCAGGCGAGGGTCGTCGGAGGTGAACACCTCGACCTCCTCGCCGCCGTCGCAGCGCAGCAGTGCCACCGTCACCGCGGTCTCACTGCGGGCACGGACCACCCAGATGGCGCCCGCGTCCTGCCAGCGCTGCAGTTCTGCGATCCGGTCGACGGCCATAGCTCTACCATCCCATCGCATGGGTTCCCGCGTGCGGATCGCCCGGGTCTACGAGTCGCCGGACACGGGTGAGGGCACGCGGGTGCTGGTCGACCGGCTCTGGCCGCGGGGGATGCGCCGCGACGATCCGCGGGTGGGCCGCTGGCTGCCGGAGGTCGCGCCGTCGGCGGAGCTGCGGCACTGGTACGCGCACCAGCCCGGGCTGTTCGACCAGTTTGCTGGCCGCTACCGCGCCGAGCTCGCCGAGGGGACCGGCGCCGACGCGCTCGCCGCACTGCGCGCGCTGCTTGACGAGGGGCCGTTGCTGCTGGTGACGGCCACCCGCGAACCCGGGCAGAGTCACGCCGCGGTGCTGCGAAACATGCTGTCGGGGCCCGCTGACTGAGCCGCCCGCAGGGCAGGGGAAGGTAACCCTCACCTTAGTAGCTCGGGTAGGCTGCGAGGCGCGATGACTGAGATTGACGACGCTCCGGCTCCGGTGCTCCCACGCGAGCTGACGGAGATCTCCGACGAGGTGCGGGCGGTGCCGGCGCCGCCGACCCCGACGCTGGGTGATCCCTACGAGATCCGGCTCGTGGACCCCGACCGGGACTCGGAGATGATCTCGGAGTGGATGAACCGTCCGCATCTGGTCGAGGCGTGGGAGTACCCGTGGCCGCCGGAACGATTCCACCGGTATCTCAGCGCGCAACTGGCCGGCGAGTACTCCCGGCCGTTCATCGGAAGCTTCCGCGGCCAGCCGTTCGTCTACATCGAGCTGTACCGCGCCGCCAAGGACTCGATCGCGCCGCGCTACGACGCCGACCCGCACGACATCGGCATGCACGCCGCGATCGCCGAGCTGCGGTTCGTCAACCGCGGTATCGCCCCGATCCTGTTGCCGCGCTTGACCGCCAACATCTTCGAACTCGACCCGCAGTGCCGCCGGATCATGTTCGACCCGGACTACCGCAACACGGGCGCCAGGGGCGTCTGCGAGTACGCGGGCTGCGAGTTCCTCGGCGAGCACGACATGTCGAACCGCCGGATGGCGCTGTACGCGCTGCACCGCGACAGATAACCGGGCAGCCGCGAAGTGACTGAAAGCCCCTGAACACCAGCCACTCCGCGACTGCCCGGCAGCCTTCACGGGTCGAGGTTGAACTCGGCGTAGCCGTCGTGGTCGGGCTTCATCCCCGCGGCGACCAGCTCCCAGAGCACCTCGTCGGTCCCGCCGCCGACCCGGGCCAGTTTCATGTCCCGCCACCACCGGCCGAGCGGGGTCTCGTCGACGAGATAGCCGGAACCCCCGAAGATGTGCATGCACTCGCTGATCACCTCTTCGCCGAGGCGGGCGGCGCTGACCTTGATGCCGGCACAGGTGCGCAGATCCAGCTTCCCGGTCACGGCGATGCCGTCGAGTGCGAAGCGCAGCATGTCCACCCGGGCCTGCAGATCGGCGATTCTCAGTCGCAGCGCCTGGTGCTCGTACAGCGAGTGGCCGAACTGACGGCGAACCATCATGCGCGCCAAAGTGATACCGATAACACGCTGCGCCGACGTGGAGACCAGGCCTGCCGCCGACAGCCGCTCCTGCGCCAGGCCCCAGGAGATCGCCGCCAGGCCGATGCCGGGGCGGGCGACCAGGGCGTCGGCGGGCACCCAGGTGTCGATGTGCACGGCGGCGGTGTCCAGTGGGCCGGCCCCGACCTTGCGGTAGGGTGACTGGATCTCGCACTGCGCCAACGGCACCGCGATCACCACGACGTTGCCGTGCTTGCTGTTCGGGTCGTGGTCGACGTTGCGCGCCACGCACATGACGTGGTCGGCGATCGGGGACAGCGACACGAACTTCTTGACGCCGGTGACCCGGAATCCGTCCCCGTCGGTGCGCACCTCGGTGCCGACGATCTGCAGGTCGGAACCGCCGGACTGCTCGGAGGCGCCGATGCACAGCACCGCCTCGCCGCGGATCGCGCGTTCGGCGATGTCCTTGAGGTAGTCGGACTTTCCGAAGCGGCGCAGGATCGCGATGGCCGCGTCGTGCAGGCCGACGCCGACGCCGATACCCGCCGAGCCCAGGGTGCCCAGCTTGCGGGCGAGGTCGATGACCTTGCCGACGTCCGGATGTGCCTGGCCCGGCGCCCACTTCGCGGAGAACACCCCGGAGTCGCCGAGGTAGGGGATCAGGTCACGCGGAAACCGTTCGGTCTCTTCGGCTTCCGCGGTCCAGGCGGTGACCCGCTCGTCGAACACGCGGTCGAGGAGCTCCCGGTACTCCTCGCGGGTCGGCGCCGTCACGGCTGGTTCTGCGCCGTGGCCGCCTTGGCCAGGATGGCGGCCTCCAGATCGCCGACGGTGTCGCAGCTGAGCAGGTCCTCCTCGCTCAGCGCGATGCCCAGCTTGTCCTCGATGGCGACCATCCCCACCGCGAACGCGACCGAGTCCAGACCGACGTCATCGATCAGCCGGGAGTCGCGGGTGACTCGCTTGACGTCGACGTTCATGTCGTCGCGCAGGATCTCGGTGAGCGCGACGCTCACGGCTTCAGGAGTAGTCGGGTCCACGGCGTGCGACGGTACTACGTCGAGTCAGGTTAGGCTA from Mycolicibacterium phlei harbors:
- a CDS encoding DUF1214 domain-containing protein; the protein is MATTPSSYARFIGRVGALAVALGLGAAIASSPGLAFAQDDDSPGTSADGGASDSGTDAGTEKPDPQTAQNDDTADDATNAATNDAEGAGPDDEPGGSSDTGRSPTRLRTKASQVTISAQTNISRKDRSADKAATSDTDTAPDTVTDTDTEAGTDPAPSAAEPAVERRAAPPVAAAVATGVRTVVTTTLSALGVNVGGITNTAPIAPPQEPPTAWAALGFVRREIGVQAQTSPLATPEQLAAEKTATRTVQTLPVLLMKMVLRHQFLTEAKRLYPDGIDAENRAALNRAVDEYAMAAAFQQQLLDSMNPKVVTQVAPPHLWFGQAVGGSRILYDNPDTVYRFMGVNGASEYVITGRFHNLDENGRPADVTFSVLEGLSGKTSSILTADDIDVDENGYFTITVSREPANGRRNHLQLTAGSTIIAARDTLGDWNSEVPMSLSIERVGGPPNSLFAQIGGFAFLGQFVSDNPLLTTLVSLVPPLPHMPPLLRGVFTAVILVVRGASEQAKYMALATHDPDTGSRRPVNEIGQPSSNAEFLANQLQSNGHFQLADDEVLVLTIDPGDAGYFVVPIYNIWTITGDYVSEPASLNIEQAKRNADGTYTLVISPTDPGAANWVATGGLNQGAVAIRFQKLDPEGVRPRIVEQQVMTHDQLRDYLPADDFVTPEQRAAQLEARREGFDSRWT
- a CDS encoding SRPBCC family protein encodes the protein MITECAIDIDAPAGLVWSVFSDVQRWPEWTASVTRLRGLDGPELLVGRRFAIKQPRMPELVWTVTEVSPGTSWTWEQRSPGGLTVARHDVTATGEHTTRVSQRLDQRGPVGALFGMLTRGMTRRYLDMEATGLKMRSEQLQHGPTA
- a CDS encoding helix-turn-helix domain-containing protein, with protein sequence MARPPDLRRRQELLDAVVEAVAAGGIGDRSLRELAEAVGTSHRMLLHHFGSRDELLLAIVAEVEKRQMALLAELPADPADAIAAMWANLRRPELRPFERLFFECYARGVQGEQPFARMLPAAVDDWLTRGSGLDPALMRLGLAVARGLLLDLVATEDLDGVDAAAAAFARLVRANPS
- a CDS encoding YbaK/EbsC family protein, whose amino-acid sequence is MQFGRLTFVPAATAPELVAEPVRPLLRDGLWVSGIDPELADTAAFCEHYGIGLDASANCVVVEARRAERTWFAACLVLASTRADINGIVRKHLGARKISFASMDTAVSLTGMEYGGITPVGLPSDWPILIDEKVVAAGPVIIGAGLRGAKLLAAPEALSSLPNAEVLTITKD
- a CDS encoding DUF488 domain-containing protein produces the protein MGSRVRIARVYESPDTGEGTRVLVDRLWPRGMRRDDPRVGRWLPEVAPSAELRHWYAHQPGLFDQFAGRYRAELAEGTGADALAALRALLDEGPLLLVTATREPGQSHAAVLRNMLSGPAD
- a CDS encoding GNAT family N-acetyltransferase, with the protein product MTEIDDAPAPVLPRELTEISDEVRAVPAPPTPTLGDPYEIRLVDPDRDSEMISEWMNRPHLVEAWEYPWPPERFHRYLSAQLAGEYSRPFIGSFRGQPFVYIELYRAAKDSIAPRYDADPHDIGMHAAIAELRFVNRGIAPILLPRLTANIFELDPQCRRIMFDPDYRNTGARGVCEYAGCEFLGEHDMSNRRMALYALHRDR
- the mbtN gene encoding mycobactin biosynthesis acyl-ACP dehydrogenase MbtN, coding for MTAPTREEYRELLDRVFDERVTAWTAEAEETERFPRDLIPYLGDSGVFSAKWAPGQAHPDVGKVIDLARKLGTLGSAGIGVGVGLHDAAIAILRRFGKSDYLKDIAERAIRGEAVLCIGASEQSGGSDLQIVGTEVRTDGDGFRVTGVKKFVSLSPIADHVMCVARNVDHDPNSKHGNVVVIAVPLAQCEIQSPYRKVGAGPLDTAAVHIDTWVPADALVARPGIGLAAISWGLAQERLSAAGLVSTSAQRVIGITLARMMVRRQFGHSLYEHQALRLRIADLQARVDMLRFALDGIAVTGKLDLRTCAGIKVSAARLGEEVISECMHIFGGSGYLVDETPLGRWWRDMKLARVGGGTDEVLWELVAAGMKPDHDGYAEFNLDP
- a CDS encoding acyl carrier protein gives rise to the protein MNVDVKRVTRDSRLIDDVGLDSVAFAVGMVAIEDKLGIALSEEDLLSCDTVGDLEAAILAKAATAQNQP